Proteins encoded together in one Camelina sativa cultivar DH55 chromosome 9, Cs, whole genome shotgun sequence window:
- the LOC104715785 gene encoding putative F-box protein At4g21240, which translates to MSFDVRTEKFKIIQTHSCMLCDEVETNPSLVSYKGKLAWVISESTSSYRLWILEDTEKAEWSCQDFHIPFSLEDPVVKDNYFLSDVTEDGEFIYVSVSWQDKEIYVSYYDPKRKTHMRRRIKIEDLDEDDDFWLRNKSCRDDWKFLGTLTNHIGNVMPLNTFPTSSPSGARLNRYMHTALNLG; encoded by the coding sequence ATGAGTTTTGATGTGAGGACTGAAAAATTCAAGATAATCCAAACGCACAGTTGTATGCTGTGCGATGAAGTGGAGACTAACCCTTCACTAGTGAGCTACAAGGGAAAACTAGCTTGGGTTATCTCAGAATCAACGTCGTCTTACAGATTATGGATTCTTGAAGATACTGAAAAAGCAGAATGGTCGTGCCAAGATTTTCATATACCATTTTCTCTAGAAGATCCTGTTGTGAAAgataattactttttaagtgatgTGACAGAAGATGGTGAGTTTATCTATGTGTCGGTATCATGGCAAGATAAAGAGATTTATGTGTCTTACTATGATCCAAAGAGAAAAACTCACATGAGGAGGAGGATCAAAATTGAAgatcttgatgaagatgatgatttttgGCTCCGTAATAAATCATGTCGTGACGATTGGAAGTTTCTTGGAACTCTAACGAATCACATAGGGAATGTCATGCCTCTAAACACATTTCCTACTTCTTCACCTTCTGGCGCACGGCTTAATAGATACATGCACACAGCGCTTAACCttggttag
- the LOC104712546 gene encoding trihelix transcription factor ASIL2-like, translating into MMDSVHDSFSPGSSRPSPSTLSREDCWSEEATFTLIQAWGNRFVELSRGNLRQKHWQEVANAVNDRHFNSGRNVSAAKSQPYRTDVQCKNRIDTLKKKYKVEKARVSDSNPGSYVSPWPFFSALDDLLRESFPTSSTPDSTDNHNPNLRLSLPMAIIPVPVAPRSAIPRRPATSPAIIPHVGDDLLGFRGNLNAFAAAAAAAACPASEDDSEGSRSRSSGGGRSGSNNKKREREIEKKQGYKEVADAIERLGQIYERVEERKRKEMVELEKQRMRFAKELECHRMQLFTEMQVRLHKLRRTSGSKGPTSSAALEYGMMDFPSYF; encoded by the exons ATGATGGACTCCGTTCACGATTCCTTTTCGCCGGGATCTTCTCGTCCTTCGCCGTCGACGCTTTCTCGTGAAGATTGCTGGAGCGAGGAAGCGACCTTCACGCTCATCCAAGCCTGGGGTAATCGCTTCGTCGAGCTTAGCCGTGGTAATCTCCGTCAAAAACACTGGCAAGAGGTCGCTAACGCCGTTAACGACCGTCACTTCAACTCCGGCCGAAACGTTTCCGCCGCCAAATCGCAGCCGTATCGCACCGACGTTCAGTGTAAAAACCGGATCgatactttgaagaagaagtacAAAGTCGAGAAGGCTAGGGTTTCCGATTCTAATCCCGGCTCCTACGTCAGCCCTTGGCCTTTCTTCTCCGCTCTCGATGACCTTCTCCGGGAAAGCTTCCCGACGTCTAGTACTCCTGATTCAACTGATAACCACAACCCCAACCTGAGGCTATCACTTCCGATGGCGATTATTCCGGTTCCCGTCGCTCCACGATCGGCGATCCCAAGACGTCCGGCGACTTCTCCGGCGATTATACCTCACGTCGGCGACGATTTACTCGGATTTCGCGGAAATCTTAACGCATTCGCTGCAGCCGCGGCGGCGGCGGCGTGTCCGGCGTCTGAGGATGATTCTGAAGGTTCAAGGTCTAGATCGAGCGGCGGTGGTCGTAGCGGAAGTAACAACAAGAAGCGGGAGAGGGAAATTGAGAAGAAGCAAGGTTACAAGGAAGTTGCCGACGCAATTGAGAGGCTTGGACAGATATACGAAAGAGTCgaggagaggaagaggaaggaaATGGTGGAACTGGAGAAGCAGAGGATGAGATTCGCTAAGGAATTGGAATGTCATAGGATGCAGCTCTTCACTGAGATGCAGGTTCGTCTTCACAAGCTCCGGCGTACCTCTGGCTCCAAAGGACCCACTTCCTCCGCCG CTCTCGAGTATGGGATGATGGATTTCCCTAGTTACTTCTAA
- the LOC104715786 gene encoding MADS-box transcription factor PHERES 2-like, with protein sequence MKKLAQLSTLCDIKTCAVIYSPYNADPEAWPSREGTEKVISDFMEVPTDDRNKRMFDQERSLRVRIAKEEAKLRKMRTKNQNFEIQNIMFGCLRGEIDVHKLGEKDYQDLSSFIDTYINKLTCRRQNLMENGESSSHLPPSVVADAVVAPTGDYDHMNQNQNQLNLIQRQKDDDLAIAAADVGAPNTTNN encoded by the exons ATGAAGAAACTTGCTCAGCTGTCGACTCTCTGTGATATCAAGACGTGTGCGGTTATCTACAGCCCGTATAACGCAGACCCTGAGGCTTGGCCATCAAGAGAAGGCACTGAGAAAGTGATATCAGATTTTATGGAGGTTCCGACGGACGATCGGAATAAAAGGATGTTTGATCAAGAACGTTCTCTCCGTGTGAGGATTGCTAAAGAGGAAGCGAAATTGCGAAAAATGCGTACTAAgaaccaaaattttgagattCAAAATATTATGTTTGGTTGTCTTAGAGGAGAAATTGATGTGCATAAGCTTGGTGAAAAGGATTATCAGGATTTAAGTTCTTTTATTGATACTTATATAAACAAGCTTACTTGCAGGAGGCAGAACCTTATGGAGAATGGTGAATCTTCTTCTCATTTACCTCCTTCTGTTGTTGCAGATGCAGTTGTTGCCCCTACTGGAGATTATGATCacatgaatcaaaatcaaaatcagctGAATTTGATTCAACGCCAAA aggatgatgatctTGCTATCGCCGCTGCTGATGTTGGTGCTCCTAACACCACCAACAATTGA